In one Corallococcus sp. EGB genomic region, the following are encoded:
- a CDS encoding GlsB/YeaQ/YmgE family stress response membrane protein produces MGIITFIIIGLIAGLIARAILPGKQSMGLLATTLLGMVGSLVGGLIGSLFERNGRLFELRASGIIMSVVGAIIVLLLVGAAGRRRIHA; encoded by the coding sequence ATGGGGATCATCACCTTCATCATCATCGGCCTCATCGCGGGCCTCATCGCCCGGGCCATCCTGCCGGGCAAGCAGAGCATGGGCCTGTTGGCCACGACCCTTCTGGGCATGGTGGGCTCGCTGGTGGGTGGTCTCATCGGCTCGCTCTTCGAGCGCAACGGTCGCCTGTTCGAGCTGCGTGCCTCGGGCATCATCATGTCCGTCGTGGGAGCCATCATCGTGCTTCTCCTCGTGGGAGCAGCGGGACGGCGCCGCATCCACGCCTAG